CAAGGACCGCTGGACGCAGTGGGTGGCGCTCACCACCACCGTGCTGGCCGTCTGCGCCGCCATCAGCGCGCTCAAGGGCGGCGGCTACTCGACCCGCGTGCAGCTCTCGACGACCCAGGAGGCGAACCTCTGGTCGTACTTCCAGTCGAAGAGCATCAAGCAGCACGCCGTCGAGCTCCACCGGGACGACCTCGAGCTGGCGCGCCTCGAGGCGCGCACCCCCGAGGCCCAGCGCCTCGCCGGCGAGCGCCTCGAGCGCGCCCGCGCCGACGCCGCCCGCTACGACCGCGAGAAGAACGAGATCAAGGCGCAGGCCGAGGCGGTGCAGCGGAGCGAGGACGGCCTGAAGCGCCACGGCGCCGCGTTCGGCCTGGCGGTGATGCTGCTCCAGATCGCCATCATGCTGTCCTCGATCGGCGCGCTGATGAAGAAGCCGCTCATGTGGGCGATGGGGCTCGCGTTCGGGGCGGTCGGGCTCGTGTACATGGCGAACGGGTTCCTGCTGTTCTTCTGAAGGCGGGCGCCGGAGACGAGGGGCCCTGACTTTCGCCGTGGCCTCCCGCGGCGCGCGCGTTTAGGATCGCGGGCCATGGCCCTCCCCCTCCACGACAGAGTCGCCTTCGTCACCGGCGCCACCTCCGGCTTCGGCCGCGCCATCGCCGAGCGCTTCGCGAAGGACGGCGCGCGCGTCGTCGTCACCGGCCGCCGCGCCGACCGGCTCCAGGAGCTCGCGCGCGCGCTCGGCGAGCGCGCCCACGCGGTCGTCCTCGACGTGCGGGATCGCCGCGCGGTCGAGGCCGCCGTGGCGGGGCTGCCCGGCCCCTTCGCGGAGGTGGACGTGCTCGTCAACAACGCCGGCCTGGCGCTCGGGCTCGAGCCCGCGCAGCGCGCCTCGCTCGACGAGTGGGACACGATGATCGACACGAACTGCCGCGGGCTCGTCACCTGCACCCGCGCCCTCCTGCCCGGGATGGTGGCGCGCCGGCGCGGGCACGTCGTCAACATCGGGTCGGTCGCCGCGAGCTACCCCTACCCCGGCGGCAACGTCTACGGCGCCACCAAGGCCTTCGTGCACCAGTTCTCGCAGAACCTGAAGGCCGACCTGCTCGGCACCGGGCTGCGCGTCACCGTGCTCGAGCCGGGCATGGCCGACACCGAGTTCTCGCTGGTCCGCCTCAAGGACCAGGGCAAGGCGAAGGCCGTCTACCAGGGGATGCAGCCGCTCACCGCCGAGGACGTCGCCGAGACCGTCGCCTGGTGCGTCACCCGGCCGCCGCACTTCAACGTCAACGTGGTCGAGATGATGCCCACCGACCAGGCGTTCAGCGCCTTCTCCGTCCACCGGAAGTAGCCGGCCCCCGCGGCGGGCGACCCCACCGGGCGTGGCGGGACGCCGCAGGGCGGCGCATCCATGCGGCCACGTTCACTGGAGGACTCATGAGGCGTTCCCTCGCAGCGCTGTTCGTGATGTGCGCCGTCCCGCTCGCCGCCGCCGCGCAGGGCGCCCCCGCCGGGAAGACGCAGGTCACCTGGTACGGCCACGCCGCCTTCGTGGTGAAGACGCCGAAGGGGACGGTGCTCGCCATCGACCCGTGGTTCTCGAACCCGTCGAACAAGGACGGCAAGGTCGCGCCTCCCGAGAAGGTCGACTTCATCCTCGTGACGCACGGTCACGCGGACCACGTCGGCGACGCGGTGGCGCTGGCGCAGAAGACCAAGGCCAAGTTCGTGGGCGCCTTCGAGCTGGCCCAGGCGCTCGCCGGCGCCGGGTACCCGGCCGACCAGGCGACGACGGCCACCGCCGGCAACATGGGCGGGACGATCGATCTCACCGACGAGGTGTCGGTCACGCTCGTCCCGGCGGTCCACAGCTCCGGGTTCAAGGCCGGGAACGAGGGCGCCGCGCAGTACGCCGGGAACCCGGTCGGCTTCATGATCCACGTGAAGGGCGGGCCGACCATCTACCACACCGGCGACACCGCCCCCGTCTCCGACATCCAGTACCCGGCGAAGCGCTGGGCGCCCGTCGACCTCATGCTGGCCTGCATCGGCGGCCACTTCACCATGGACCCCACCGGCGCCGCGCTCATGGCGAGCTGGGTCAACCCGAAGCAGCTCGTGCCCATGCACTTCGGCACCTTCCCGCTCCTCAAGGGCACGCCCGCCGAGCTGCAGCAGGCGCTGCAGCAGCGCGGCGTGAAGACGAAGATGGTCGAGATGAAGGTCGGGGAGACGCGCGCGTTCTGAAGCCGGCGGGCGAGATCCCGTATATTCCGGGGATGGACCCGGCCCGCCCCACCCTCCTCGTCGTCGACGACGAGAAGAACATCCGCCGCACGCTGCGCATGGTCCTCGAGCCCGAGGGCTACGCGGTGGCCGAGGCGGAGACCGCCGAGGAGGCGCTCCAGCTCCTCGAGGCGGAGCCGGTGGACCTCGGCATCTTCGACGTCCGGCTCCCCGGGATGGACGGGCTGGCGCTCCTGTCGCGGGCGCGCGAGCTGTGGCGCGACCTGCCCGTCATCGTGATCAGCGGCCACGCCGAGACCCCCGACGTCGTCGAGGCCATGCGCCGCGGCGCGCTCGACTTCTTCTCCAAGCCGGTGGACCGCGACCGGGTGCTGGTGAGCGTGAAGAACGCGCTGGCGCGCCGCTCGCTCGAGGAGCGGGTGAAGGACCTCTCCGCCCGCGAGCGGCGCTTCGGCGACGAGATGCTGGGCGACAGCCCCGCCCTGCGGCGGCTGCGCGAGGACATCGCCAAGGTCGCGCCGACCAACGGACGCGTGCTCATCCTGGGGGAGTCCGGGACCGGCAAGGAGCTCATCGCGCACGAGATCCACCGTCAGTCGAAGCGGGCCGCCGGCCCCTTCGTCAAGGTGAACTGCGCCGCCATCCCCTCGGAGCTCATCGAGAGCGAGCTCTTCGGGCACGAGAAGGGCAGCTTCTCCGGCGCCGCCGCCCGGCGCCGCGGCCAGTTCGAGGTGGCGCACGGCGGCACGCTCTTCCTGGACGAGATCGGGGACATGAGCGCCTCGGCCCAGGCCAAGGTGCTGCGGGCGCTGCAGACCGGCGAGGTGACGCGGGTCGGCTCGGAGCGCGCCTTCACCGTCGACGTGCGCGTCCTCGCGGCGACCAACAAGGACCTCGAGGCCGAGGTGCGGGAGGGGACCTTCCGCGAGGACCTCTTCTTCCGGCTCAACGTCGTGCCGCTCCGCGCGCCGCCGCTGCGCGACCGGCTGGAGGACGTGCCGGCGCTCGCCGAGCGCTTCCTGCAGCTCGCCATGCGCGAGAACGGCATGCGCCCGAAGCCCATCGACCCCGCCGTCTACGAGCGCCTGGCGCGCCACCGGTGGCCGGGGAACGTCCGCGAGCTGCGCAACGTGTGCGAGCGGATGGCCATCATGAGCGGCGACCGCGTCACCCCGGCCGACGTCCCGGAGGTGGCCGCGGCGCGCCCGGCGCCGCCGCCCGGCGAGGGCGCCGACCTCTCGCGGTACGGCGAGGTGCCGCTCAAGGAGCTCCGGGACCTGGTCGAGCGCGACTACATCCTGAAGAAGCTCGAGGAGCACGACTGGAACATCACCCAGGCCGCGCAGGCGCTGGGGGTCGAGCGCACCAACCTCCACAAGAAGATCAGGCAACACGGGCTCTCCCGCGCCGGCCGGTCCCCTCCCGAGGACGAGCCGGAGTGACGCGGCCGGGCCGCCAGCACGGGCCCGCGACGAATCGCCCCGTCGAGTGAACGGGTGGGGGCGCCGCGGCCCCACCGCGGCGCGCCAGGCCGGGGGCCGACCCGGGGCCCGCCCCGACCCGTCGCGGCGCGCGCCCGACTCCTCTAGCATCGCCGGCCCGTGGCCCCTTACACCACCGAGGCGACCTCTCCGGAGCGGCGCGGGTTCATGCTGCTCCTGGGCGCCACGAACGCGGTCCTGCTGGTCCTGGACGTCCTCCGCGGGCCGCCCGAGCTCGGGCTGCTCCTCGCCGGCCGCCTGCTGCTCATGGCGGTGCTCCTCGGCGCCCCGCTCGCGCTCGGCCGGGCCAGCGGCGCGGCCGCGGGCGCGGTGGCCACGGTGGGTGGCGTCGTCGCCGCCGCCGGCTTCGCGGCCGTGGCGCGCGCGACCGGGGGCGGCGCGGGGCCGTACCTGGTGGTGCTCCCCATCCTGCCGATCGTGTACCTGCTGGCGGTCCCCGACGTGCCCTGGGCGGCGCTGTCGACCGGCCTCCTGGGCGGGACCCTCGCCATCGCCATCGTGTGGTCGGAGGGGGCGCGCGGGGCGCGGCTCGCCACGGCCGTGGCGCTGAACGCGTTCGGGACGGCATACGCCACCGCGGGCGCGGCGCTCAACCGCCACCTGCGGCGGCGCGAGGCGGCGGCGCGCGAGGAGCTGGGCCGCAGCGAGGCGCGCCGGGTCCAGGCGGAGCGGATGACCTTGCTCGGGCGGGTGGTGGCGGGCGTGGCGCACGCCTTCAACAACCCGCTGGCGGCGCTCTCGGCCGACCTGCGCTGGCTCGAGCGCGTCGCCCGGGGCGCCCCCGAACCCGACGCGGCCGAGGTGGACGAGGTGGCCGGGGATGCCCGGAGCGCGCTCGAGCGCCTGCGCCGCATCGTCCTCGACCTGGGCGCGCTGGCGCGCGAGGGGCGCGGCGCCCGCGAGGCGCTCGAGCTGGCCGAGCTGGTCGCGCACGCGGCGCGGCTGGCCGCGCTGCGCGGCGTGGCGGCCGACGCCGCCGCCGTCCCTGCGGGGCTGCGGGTCCTCGGCGAGCGCGACTCGCTGGTCCAGGCGCTGGCCGGGGTCCTCATCTCGTGCTCGGAGGGCGGCGCCCGGGGCGGCGCGGCGCTGCGCCTGTCCGCCGCGGCCCGGGACGGCGCCCTCGAGCTGCGCATCGACGGCGCGGGGCGCGGCGTGCTGCTCCACGACGACGTCCTCCTGGTGGTCGCGCGCGAGCGCCTCTCCTCGCTCGGCGGCGGCCTGGAGGCCCGGCGCGACGAGGGCGGCGAGGGGATCGTGGTGCACCTCCCGCCGGCCGCGGCGGAACCGCCCCCGGCCCGCTGATAGGATGGGGCGGATGAACGCCCCCGCGCCCGTCCCCCCGGTCGAGCCCGCGCCCTTCCGCGCCGAGGCGGCCGCCCGCGAGCGGCTGGCGCGCCTCGCCGCCCGCGCCACCCCCGCCACGCTCGAGCGCCTCACGGCGCTGTGCGCGCGCGCCGCCGACCCGGACCTGGCGCTGGCCGGCGTCGAGCGCTACGCCGACGCCGCCGGGGCGCTGCCGGACGCGCCGGCGCTGCTCGAGGCGCTCGTGCTCGTCTGCGGGGCGTCGCGGATGGTGGCGAGCCTGCTCGCGCGCGAGCCCGCCCTGCTCCGGCGCGCGGCCGGCTCACGCCGGCTCGACGCCCCGCGCGGCGAGGACGAGCTCCGGCGCCTGCTGGCGCGCGCCGCGGCCCGGCTCGACCCGGACGACGTCCCGGGGCTGCACCGGCTGCTCCGGCGCGTCCGCACCCGCGAGGTGGTCCGGATCGCGCTGCGCGACCTCCGCCGCGCGCGCATGAGCGAGGTGACCGGCGAGCTGTCGGCGCTCGCCACCGCCTGCCTGGACGCCGCCATCCGGTTCCACGACCGGCGGCTCCGCGCGCGCCACGGCGCCCCGGAGGGCCTCGAGGACCGCGAGCCCGGCGCCGGCTTCTGCGCCCTCGCCATGGGGAAGCTCGGCGCCCGCGAGCTCAACTTCTCCTCCGACGTGGACGTCATCTACGTCTACGGCCCGGACGGCACCACCGCGGGGGGCGTCACCCACTTCGCCCACTACGCGAAGCTCGCCGAGCTCGTCACCGAGGCGCTCGCCAAGCCCACCGACGACGGGTTCGTGTTCCGGGTCGACCTGAACCTGCGGCCGGACGGCCGCAGCGGCCCCATCGTGAACAGCGTCCGCGCCGCCGAGCTCTACTACCAGTCGTTCGGGCGGTCGTGGGAGCGGAACGCGCTCGTCAAGGCGCGGCCCGCCGCCGGCGACGTGGCGGTGGGGGAGGAGCTGCTCCGGTGGCTCGAGCCGTTCGTCTGGCGCCGCTCGCTCGACCTCGAGATCGTGGCCGAGATCCAGGCCATGAAGGCGCGCATCGACGCGCGCGCCGGCGCCGAGGGGCGCGACAACCTCAAGCTCGGCAAGGGCGGGATCCGCGAGGTCGAGTTCTTCGTCTCGGCGCTCCAGCTGCTCCACGGCGGGAAGTCGCGCGAGCTGCGCGAGCGGGCGGTGCTGCCCGCCCTCGACCGGCTGCTCTTCGCCGGGGTGGTGCCCGCGCGGGAGCGCGACGCGCTGGCGGACGCGTACCTCTTCCTGCGCCGCGCCGAGCACCGGGTGCAGATGGAGGACGGGCGGCAGACGCACGCCCTGCCCCCGCCCGAGGAGCGGGCGTGGCTGGCGCGGGCGATGGGGTACTCCAGCCTGCAGCGGTTCGAGGAGCAGCTGGCGGCGCACCGCGAGCGGGTGGCCGCGCTGTTCGCGGACGTGCTCGGGCGCGGCGCGGAGGAGGTGAAGCTCGACCCCGAGCTCTCGCTCCTCGCCGACCCGACCGTGCCCGACGAGCGCCGGGTCGAGATCGCGCTCCGCCGCGGGCTCTCCGACCCCGACCGCGCCCTGGCCGCGCTCGACGCCCTGGGCCGCCGCCGCACCCCATTCGCCCACTCGGGCGATCCGGTCGCCGCCGTCGCGCTCCTGCAGGAGGCGCTCGCGACGCCCGACCCCGACCAGGCGCTGGGCTTCCTGGCCGACTTCGCCGCCGCCCTCCCCAACGCCGAGCCCTACTTCCGGCTCCTTTCGCAGAACCACCGGGTGGCGCGGCTGCTCCTGTCGCTGTTCGGCACCTCCGACTTCCTCTCCAAGCGCTTCCTGCGCCACCCCGAGCTGCTCGACGCGCTCCTGCGCGAGGACTCGGTGGTGCTGGCGAAGGGGCGGGACGCCTTCCAGCTCGAGCTCGAGGCGCGGCTCGCGCCGCTGGCGCGCCCGGCCGAGGGCCTCGACCAGAGCCTCGAGGACCAGCTGGGCGAGCTGCGCCGCTACAAGAACGAGGAGGTCCTGCGCATCGCGGTGCACGACATCGCCGGCGCCCTCCCGCTGGCCGGGGTGGCGGCCCAGCTCTCCGACCTGGCCGAGGTGTCGCTCGAGCGGTGCCTCGCGCTCGCCGAGCAGGAGGCGCGCGAGAAGGGGCGGCTGCCGCAGCACCGCCTGTGCGTCATCGCCATGGGGAAGCTGGGCGGGCGCGAGCTCGGCTACCACTCCGACCTCGACCTCGTCTTCCTCTACCGCTCGCCCCCGGGCGACGAGGCGGCGCCGCACTCCTCGCACGGCGACTACGCGCGGCTGGCCCAGCGGCTCATGTCGTTCCTGCAGATGCCCCTGCGCGAGGGCTTCCTGTGGAAGATCGACACCCGGCTCCGCCCCTCCGGCAACCAGGGGGCGCTCGTCACCAGCGCGGCTGGCTTCGCCCGGTACCACGTCGGCGGCGAGGGCGTGGCGCCGGTGCGCAGCCAGCTCTGGGAGCGGCAGGCGCTGCTCCGGGCGCGCTTCGTCGCCGGCGACGCGGCGCTGTTCGAGGAGGTGCAGGCCCGGGTGCTCGTGCCGGCGCTGTGGAGCCGCCCCGCCGACCCGGCCCAGCTCGCCCACGAGATCCGGCGCATGCGCGAGCGGATCGAGGCCGAGATCGGGAAGGAGGCGGAGCGCGGCCCGAACCCGAAGTCCGGCCGCGGCGGCCTCATCGACGTGGAGTTCGCCGCCCAGTTCCTCCAGCTCGCGCACGGCCACGCCCACCCGTCGGTGCGGACGCCCTCGACCCCGGTCGCGCTGCGGCGCCTGCGCGAGGCGGGCCTCCTCGCCGACGCCGAGCACCAGGCGCTCGCCAGCGGCTACGAGTTCCTGCGCCGGCTCGACCTCCGCCTCCGCATCGTCCACGACTACACGGTGGACCACCTGCCGCAGGGCCGCGGGCTCGTCCAGCTGGCGCGCCGGCTCGGCTACTACGGCGAGGACCCCTCCGCCCGCTTCCAGGCCGAGTACCGCCGGGTCACGGCCGAGGTGCGCGCCGCCTTCGACGAGGTGGTGCGGTAGCTCGGGAGGGTGGGGCCCACCGCAGGTGGGGAGGGGCGAAGCCCCTCTCAGGCGGGGCAGGCGCGCGCAGCGCGCCGCAGGGTCCCGCCGAGCAGGGGTGGGGCCCCGGCCAGCTTTGCTGGACGGGGCGGGGGCGCAGCCCCCGCTACAACTGTATCTGCCCGCCCATCTCGACGACGCGGTTCGGCGGCAGGCCGAAGAAGGCGCTGGCGGTGATGGAGTTGCGGGCCATGATGATGAAGAGGCGCTTGCGCCAGTGCGGCAGGCGCGACGGGCCGGTGGGGAGCAGCGTGTCCCGGCCGAGGTAGTAGGTCGTCTCCATCGTGGTGTCGCGCAGCGGCGGCCCGGGGATGGAGGACGGCGGGAGGGCGGCCAGCATCGCGGGGACGCGCGGCGTCTGCATGAACCCGTAGCGCGCCACCACCTGCACGAACCCGGCGCGGAGCACGCGCACGGTGGCGCGCGCCTGGGACGGCACCGTCGGGATGTCCTCGGTCAGGATGGAGACGAGCAGCACGCGCTCGTGCAGCACCTTGTTGTGCTTGAGGTGGTGCAACAGGACCGGCGGGACCGATCCCAGGTTGGAGGTCATGAAGACGGCGGTGCCCGGCACGCGGTGCGGCCCGCGGCGCTCGAGGTCGTCGAGGAACAGCTCGAGCGGCAGCCCCGCCTCGCGGAGCTGCTCGGAGAGCGCGCTCCGGCCGCGCTTCCAGGTGGACATGAGCGTGAAGACCAGCGCCGCCGCCGCCAGCGGGAACCAGCCGCCCTCCTCGATCTTGACCAGGTTGGAGGCGAAGAAGGCGAGGTCCACCGTCAGGAACACCGCCGTGAGCGGCCACGCCACCCGGCGGCGCCAATGCCAGAGGTCGCGCATCACCCGGTGAAAGAGGAGCGTGGTGATGGCCATGGTGCCGGTCACCGCGATGCCGTAGGCGGAGGCGAGCGCGGAGGAGGAGCGGAAGCCCAGGACGAGCGCCAGGCACGCCACCGCCAGGGCCCCGTTCACCTCCGGCACGTAGATCTGGCCGAACTCGGTGCGCGAGGTGTGGCGGATGGTGAAGCGCGGCGAGTAGCCGAGCTGCACCGCCTGGTTCGAGAGGGAGAAGGCCCCGGAGATGAGCGCCTGCGACGCGACGATGGCCGCAGCCGCCGCGACGGCGATCATGGGGTAGAGCGCCCACTCCGGCACGAGCAGGTAGAACGGGTTGCGGGCCGCCGTCGGGTCGCGGAGCAGCAGCGCGCCCTGGCCGAAGTAGTTGAGGACCAGCGCCGGCATCGCCACGCACAGCCAGGCGGTGCGGATGGGCTTCGCCCCGAAGTGGCCCATGTCGGCGTAGAGCGCCTCGCCGCCGGTGATGACGAGCACCACCCCGCCCAGCACCAGGAACCCGTGGGTGCGGTGCTCGACCAGGAAGCGCAGCGCGTGGTGCGGCGAGACGGCGGCGAGCACGCCCAGGTCGCCGGCCACGGCGCGCGCGCCGAGGAGGGCGATGGCCACCAGCCACAGCAGCATGATGGGCCCGAAGACCAGCCCCACCGTGGCGGTGCCGCGCCGCTGGAACGCGAACAGCCCGACCAGGATCGCGACCGTGAGCGGCACGACCAGGTGCTCGAGGGTGGGCGCGGCGACGGCGAGGCCCTCCACCGCCGACAGCACGCTGATGGCCGGCGTGATGACCCCGTCGCCGTAGAGGAGCGCCGCGCCGAAGAGGCCGAGCAGGAGCAGCACCTGGCGGCCGCGCCGCGTGGTCTCGCGCTGCCCGACGAGGGCCATGAGCGCCAGGATCCCGCCCTCCCCCCGGTTGTCGGCCCGCATCACGAACGTGAGGTACTTGAACGTGACGACGAACGTCATCGCCCAGAACACGAGCGAGAGGACGCCGAGCACGTTGGCGGGCGTCGGCGGGACCCCGTGGGGGCCGGTGAAGCACTCCTTGAGCGCGTACAGCGGGCTCGTGCCGATGTCGCCGAAGACGACGCCCAGGGCGGTGAGCGACAGCAAGGCGAGGGCGCGCCCGCGCGGCGAGTGCGGCGGCAGCGGGTGGGTGCCGGTCTGGCCCTGGGGGACGAGCGCGGGCGAGGGCGCGGGGGAGGTGTCGGGACGAGCCATTCGAGCGAGCCGCCGGGAGCCTAAGCGCGATGGCCGTTCGCGTCGAGGACCGCGTGCTCGCGCTGGCAGGTAGGCGTGGCCGGGGAGCGAGCACCCGCCTGCTCGAAGTCCTGGCATCGCCGACCCACCTGGGCTAAGAGTCCGCCCGCGCCGGCGGGGGGACCCGCCGTGTTCGCTGCTGTCCGGCTCGAGAAGGCAGAACGTACGCTCGGAGCGCGCAGGCACGACGCTTGCGACGGGCGCGCGCCGTGTCCGGCGCGACGTCCAGGACAGGAGACCGCTTGGATCCCCACGGCAAGGGCAGCCCTCCGCTCGCGACGCCCCCTCCCGCGCCGCGCGTGTCGCGCCTGCGGCGGGTGCTGCTCGGCGCGCCCCGCAACGTCCAGGATCCGAACGTCTACCACTCCATCTCGCTGGTGGCGTTCCTGGCCTGGGTCGGCCTCGGGGCCGACGGGCTCTCCTCCTCCGCCTACGGTCCCGACGAGGCGTTCCGGGCGCTGGGCGAGCACCACGAGCTGGCGGTGGCGCTGGCGCTCGCGACCGCGCTCACCGTCATCGTCATCTCGGTCGCGTACTCGCAGATCATCAAGCGCTTCCCCTTCGGCGGCGGCGGCTACGTGGTGGCGAGCCGGCTGCTGGGGGCGCGCTGGGGCGTGGTCTCCGGCTCGGCCCTGCTGGTCGACTACATCCTCACCATCTCGGTGTCGATCGCGAGCGGCGCCGACCAGGTCTTCTCGGTCCTGCCCCCCGGCTGGGCGCAGTCCAAGCTCCTCGTCGAGGCGGTGGTCATCGGCCTCCTGGTGCTGCTCAACCTGCGGGGCGTGAAGGAGTCGGTGACCGTCCTCACGCCCATCTTCCTCGTGTTCCTGCTCACCCACATCTTCCTCATCGTGGGGGGCGTGGCCGGGCACGCGGTGGAGCTGCCGCGCGTGACGGCCGAGGTGCACCAGGGGTTCTCGAGCGGCCTCGCCACCCTCGGGCTGGCCGGGATGTTCGGCATCTTCGTCCGCGCCTACTCGATGGGCGCCGGCACGTACACCGGCATCGAGGCGGTCTCGAACGGGCTCCAGATCATGCGCGAGCCGAAGGTGGAGACCGCCCGGCGGACGATGGTCTACATGTCCGTCTCGCTGGCGCTGACCGCCGGCGGGATCCTCCTGCTCTACATGCTGTTCCACGTGGTGCCGGAGGGCGACAAGACGATGAACGCCCTGCTGCTGGAGAGGTTCGCCGGCGGCTTCCGGCCGGGCGGGCTCCCCGTCGGCACCGGGTACGTGTGGGTCACGCTGGGCGCGGAGGCCGCGCTGCTGTTCGTGGCGGCGCAGGCCGGCTTCATCGACGGGCCGCGCGTCATGGCGAACATGGCGCACGACTCCTGGCTGCCGCACCGCTTCGGCCAGCTCTCCGACCGCCTCACCATGCAGGACGGCGTGCTGCTCATGGGCGGCGCCTCCATCGCCACGCTCCTCTACACGCACGGCAACATCACCGCGCTCGTGACGATGTACTCCATCAACGTCTTCGTCACCTTCTCGCTCTCGCAGATCGCGATGCTGCGCTACTGGCTGGAGCGCCGCCGCGAGGGCGGGTTCAAGCGGGGCGCGGTCGTCCACGGGGCGGCCCTCCTGCTCTGCCTCGCCATCCTCGCCGGCACCGTCTACGAGAAGTTCGGCCAGGGCGGCTGGATCACGCTGGCGGTGACCGGCGTCGTGATCGCGCTCTGCTTCACGATCCGCCGCCACTACCGGCGCGTGCAGGACAACCTGAAGCGGCTCGACGAGATCATGAACGCCCTGCCTGCCCACCCGGTCGGCGAGCACCGGAAGCTCGACCCCAAGCTCCCCACCGCCGTGCTGCTCGTGGGCGCCTACTCCGGGCTCGGCATCCACCAGCTCCTCACCATCCAGCGGCTCTTCCCCTCCCACTACAAGAACTTCGTGTTCCTGTCGGTGGGCGTCATCGACTCCGCCACCATGAAGGGCGTGGAGGAGGTGGAGGCCATCCGCGCCCAGACCGAGCAGAGCCTGCGGCGCTACGTCGACCTGGCGCGGCGGCTCGGGCTCGCCGCGGACTACCGGATGGCGATCGGCACCGAGGCGGTGGCCGAGGCCGAGCGCCTCTGCCTCGAGGTCGGGCGGGAGTTCTCGCGCGCCATCTTCTTCGCCGGGAAGCTCGTCTTCGAGCAGGAGCGCTGGTACCAGCGGCTCCTCCACAACGAGACCGCCTACCAGCTCCAGCGGCGCCTCCAGTTCGCCGGGCTGAACGCCATGGTGCTCCCGGTGCGGGTGATGGAGCCGGCGCGCGCGGCGTGAGGCGCCCCCCGCGGCCGCGCTCCGGGCGCCCGGCCGCCGTTGAATCGTCCGTCCGGTTGCGGCATGTTCGTCGGATGGACAAGGCGAACAAGATCTGGCTCGACGGGAAGCTCGTCGCGTGGGACGACGCGAAGGTCCACGTGCTCACGCACGCGCTGCACTACGGGGTGGGCGTGTTCGAGGGCATCCGCGCCTACAAGACGGCGGGCGGGCGCTCGGCCGTGTTCCGGCTCCGGGAGCACATGCAGCGGCTCTACGACTCCGCGCACGTGCTGCTGATGGAGATCCCCTACCCCATCGAGCGGCTGCACGAGGCCTGCCTCGAGACGCTACGGGCCAACGGCCAGGCGGAGGGCTACATCCGGCCGCT
The DNA window shown above is from Anaeromyxobacter diazotrophicus and carries:
- a CDS encoding potassium transporter Kup, with product MARPDTSPAPSPALVPQGQTGTHPLPPHSPRGRALALLSLTALGVVFGDIGTSPLYALKECFTGPHGVPPTPANVLGVLSLVFWAMTFVVTFKYLTFVMRADNRGEGGILALMALVGQRETTRRGRQVLLLLGLFGAALLYGDGVITPAISVLSAVEGLAVAAPTLEHLVVPLTVAILVGLFAFQRRGTATVGLVFGPIMLLWLVAIALLGARAVAGDLGVLAAVSPHHALRFLVEHRTHGFLVLGGVVLVITGGEALYADMGHFGAKPIRTAWLCVAMPALVLNYFGQGALLLRDPTAARNPFYLLVPEWALYPMIAVAAAAAIVASQALISGAFSLSNQAVQLGYSPRFTIRHTSRTEFGQIYVPEVNGALAVACLALVLGFRSSSALASAYGIAVTGTMAITTLLFHRVMRDLWHWRRRVAWPLTAVFLTVDLAFFASNLVKIEEGGWFPLAAAALVFTLMSTWKRGRSALSEQLREAGLPLELFLDDLERRGPHRVPGTAVFMTSNLGSVPPVLLHHLKHNKVLHERVLLVSILTEDIPTVPSQARATVRVLRAGFVQVVARYGFMQTPRVPAMLAALPPSSIPGPPLRDTTMETTYYLGRDTLLPTGPSRLPHWRKRLFIIMARNSITASAFFGLPPNRVVEMGGQIQL
- a CDS encoding APC family permease; translated protein: MDPHGKGSPPLATPPPAPRVSRLRRVLLGAPRNVQDPNVYHSISLVAFLAWVGLGADGLSSSAYGPDEAFRALGEHHELAVALALATALTVIVISVAYSQIIKRFPFGGGGYVVASRLLGARWGVVSGSALLVDYILTISVSIASGADQVFSVLPPGWAQSKLLVEAVVIGLLVLLNLRGVKESVTVLTPIFLVFLLTHIFLIVGGVAGHAVELPRVTAEVHQGFSSGLATLGLAGMFGIFVRAYSMGAGTYTGIEAVSNGLQIMREPKVETARRTMVYMSVSLALTAGGILLLYMLFHVVPEGDKTMNALLLERFAGGFRPGGLPVGTGYVWVTLGAEAALLFVAAQAGFIDGPRVMANMAHDSWLPHRFGQLSDRLTMQDGVLLMGGASIATLLYTHGNITALVTMYSINVFVTFSLSQIAMLRYWLERRREGGFKRGAVVHGAALLLCLAILAGTVYEKFGQGGWITLAVTGVVIALCFTIRRHYRRVQDNLKRLDEIMNALPAHPVGEHRKLDPKLPTAVLLVGAYSGLGIHQLLTIQRLFPSHYKNFVFLSVGVIDSATMKGVEEVEAIRAQTEQSLRRYVDLARRLGLAADYRMAIGTEAVAEAERLCLEVGREFSRAIFFAGKLVFEQERWYQRLLHNETAYQLQRRLQFAGLNAMVLPVRVMEPARAA